The proteins below are encoded in one region of Anguilla anguilla isolate fAngAng1 chromosome 3, fAngAng1.pri, whole genome shotgun sequence:
- the uprt gene encoding uracil phosphoribosyltransferase homolog, with product METYFEDSIVIENNMPCHNQQTNNVNQDHAIMKQVRFANSNASISAVSASGLQEVKETNENGLNTEAQVQLDPQLKLLPLNDQIRELQTIIRDMKTSRGDFVFCADRLIRLVVEQGLNQLPYSECTVTTPTGHKYDGVKFEKGNCGVSIMRSGEAMEQGLRDCCRSIRIGKILIQSDEDTQKAKVFYAKFPPDIYRRKVLLMYPILSTGNTVIEAVRVLIEHGLQPKHIILLSLFSTPHGAKSIIQEFPDITILTTEVHPVAPTHFGQKYFGTD from the exons ATGGAAACGTATTTCGAGGACAGTATCGTTATAGAGAATAACATGCCTTGCCACAACCAGCAGACAAATAATGTCAACCAAGACCACGCTATCATGAAGCAGGTTAGGTTTGCGAATAGCAACGCCAGCATCTCCGCGGTTTCGGCCAGCGGACTTCAGGAAGTgaaggaaacaaatgaaaacggGCTCAACACTGAAGCGCAAGTTCAACTCGACCCGCAGCTGAAACTGTTACCACTGAATGACCAAATACGAGAATTGCAGACTATCATAAGAGACAT gaaaaccagcaggggtgattttgtgttttgcgcGGACCGGCTG ATCAGACTCGTGGTTGAACAAGGACTCAATCAGCTGCCCTATTCTGAGTGCACCGTAACCACTCCCACAG GGCACAAGTACGACGGTGTCAAGTTTGAGAAGGGTAACTGTGGGGTCAGCATTATGAGAAGTG GCGAGGCCATGGAACAGGGCCTGAGAGACTGCTGCAGATCAATCCGCATCGGTAAGATCCTCATTCAGAGCGACGAGGACACCCAGAAGGCCAAAGTCTTCTACGCCAAGTTCCCGCCCGATATATACAGGAGGAAGGTGCTGCTCATGTACCCCATTCTGA GCACAGGTAACACGGTGATCGAGGCTGTCAGGGTGCTTATCGAACATGGCCTCCAGCCCAAACACATCATCCTCCTCAGCCTCTTCTCCACCCCTCATG GCGCTAAGTCAATCATCCAGGAATTTCCAGACATCACCATTTTGACGACCGAGGTGCACCCTGTGGCCCCGACACACTTTGGACAAAAGTACTTTGGGACTGACTAG
- the zdhhc15b gene encoding palmitoyltransferase ZDHHC15B, translated as MALSGGLRCCQRVFSWIPVVIITSVVLWSYYAYVFELCLFTLSNTLEKVAYLLVFHVCFVMFSWTYWKSIFTPPSSPCKKFQLSYTDKERYEMEERPDAQKQILVEIAKKLPIFTRAASGAIRFCDRCQVIKPDRCHHCSVCETCVLKMDHHCPWVNNCVGFSNYKFFLLFLVYSMLYCVFIGTTVLQYFIKFWVGELRNGPAKFHVLFLMFVALMFFVSLMFLFGYHCWLVSKNRSTLEAFSAPVFQNGPDRNGFNVGFRRNLRQVFGEDRKLWLVPVFTSLGDGHFYPMRSRNESRNPLLASEEQWEEDGGSDEESAGLQRDPSVTVEIES; from the exons ATGGCTCTGTCGGGAGGGCTAAGATGCTGCCAAAGGGTTTTCTCCTGGATACCTGTCGTTATAATTACATCTGTGGTGCTGTGGTCGTATTACGCTTATGTCTTTGAGCTATGTTTGT ttacTCTCAGCAACACATTGGAAAAAG TGGCCTATCTTCTGGTGTTCCATGTTTGCTTTGTGATGTTCTCCTGGACCTACTGGAAATCAATTTTCACACCACCCTCCTCACCCTGCAAGAAG TTTCAGCTTTCCTACACGGACAAAGAGCGGTATGAGATGGAGGAGAGGCCGGACGCGCAGAAACAGATCCTCGTGGAGATAGCCAAGAAGCTTCCCATCTTCACCCGTGCTGCGTCTGGAG CTATCAGGTTCTGCGATCGCTGCCAGGTGATAAAGCCGGACCGCTGCCACCACTGCTCCGTCTGCGAAAC GTGTGTCCTGAAAATGGACCATCATTGTCCATG GGTGAACAACTGCGTAGGATTCTCCAACTACAAGTTCTTCTTGCTCTTCCTGGTGTACTCCATGCTGTACTGCGTCTTCATCGGCACCACTGTCCTTCAGTATTTCATCAAGTTCTGGGTG GGGGAGCTGCGCAACGGGCCGGCTAAGTTCCACGTCCTGTTCCTCATGTTTGTGGCGCTGATGTTCTTCGTCAGTCTCATGTTCCTCTTTGGGTATCACTGCTGGCTGGTCTCTAAGAACAGGTCCACTCTGG AGGCCTTTTCTGCCCCCGTGTTCCAGAACGGGCCCGACAGGAACGGCTTCAACGTTGGATTCCGCAGGAATCTGCGGCAGGTCTTCGGGGAGGACAGGAAGCTGTGGCTCGTTCCTGTGTTCACGAG ccTGGGAGACGGGCACTTCTACCCCATGCGGAGCCGGAATGAATCCCGGAACCCCCTCCTGGCCAGTGAGGAGCAGTGGGAAGAGGACGGCGGATCGGATGAGGAGAGCGCGG GTTTGCAAAGAGACCCTTCAGTCACTGTGGAGATTGAGTCATAG